From the Candidatus Methanomethylophilaceae archaeon genome, one window contains:
- a CDS encoding RlmE family RNA methyltransferase, translating into MAERRNEHYYKLAKKLNYRSRASFKLIQIDERFGIFKEGDSVVDLGACPGGWLQVAKERTWPDGKVIGVDLRYIKPLEGVETIIGDITEDSTMAELLERFGGKADVVLSDMAPNIAGHYCMDHARSIDLCMYAVNVCDRILKKGGKLVMKVFMGDMFPSLQRALEKRFQSVKVHSPDASRPTSSEVYVICKGFYGTTVKLENLDSAEKKPEFKAKGGFI; encoded by the coding sequence GTGGCGGAGAGGAGGAACGAGCACTACTACAAGCTGGCGAAGAAGCTCAACTACCGTTCCAGAGCATCCTTCAAGCTGATCCAGATCGACGAAAGGTTTGGCATATTCAAGGAGGGCGACTCGGTCGTCGATCTCGGGGCGTGTCCAGGGGGATGGCTGCAGGTCGCTAAGGAGCGCACATGGCCGGACGGGAAGGTCATCGGTGTGGATCTGAGATACATCAAGCCGTTGGAAGGGGTTGAGACGATAATCGGGGACATCACCGAGGACAGCACCATGGCCGAGCTCTTGGAGAGGTTCGGCGGCAAGGCCGATGTGGTTCTTTCCGACATGGCCCCGAACATAGCCGGCCATTATTGCATGGATCATGCCAGGTCCATCGACCTTTGCATGTATGCGGTGAACGTCTGCGACCGCATCCTGAAGAAAGGCGGCAAATTGGTGATGAAAGTGTTCATGGGGGACATGTTCCCGTCGCTTCAGAGAGCGTTGGAGAAGAGGTTCCAATCGGTCAAGGTCCATTCTCCCGATGCATCCAGGCCCACTTCATCCGAAGTCTACGTCATCTGCAAGGGGTTCTATGGCACTACAGTGAAACTGGAGAATCTCGATTCGGCCGAGAAGAAGCCAGAGTTCAAAGCTAAAGGCGGATTCATATGA
- a CDS encoding ATP-binding protein, producing the protein MDFPRETYVRKLSERIGNGLIKVITGSRRVGKSFLMNELFYCHLLGSGIDESEILRFAFDSDDDSDILDGYFPEEDTKIMQKDGSYLVNSRKFRAFAKEWAGGRERLFFLLDEVQLLEGFVGTLNGLQRHRGYELYVTGSNSKFLSSDIATEFRGRGTVLHVFPLSFSEYVGGTGLSPESAWKEYVETGGIPLIATMKSREERRGYLQTLCEETYLKDVVSRNHVRNAAALSDVFDVSASMIGSMINPRKISDTFRTALGKSIADDTVSEYIGYLEDAFLISRARRFDVKGRKYIGTPYKLYFEDIGVRNARLNFRQMEETHLMENILYNDLRYRGFNVDVGVVRKYEKTDRIDVNGHPIYATKSLEVDFVATSGDRKYYIQSALSLDPDKEAREKRSLVSIDDSFVKIVVTKNGLNILRDEKGIITMDLFDFLLNPDVLGH; encoded by the coding sequence ATGGATTTTCCGAGGGAAACGTACGTCCGCAAACTTTCCGAGCGGATCGGCAACGGCTTGATCAAAGTCATAACAGGCTCTAGAAGGGTTGGAAAATCCTTTCTGATGAACGAGCTGTTCTACTGTCACCTCCTCGGTTCCGGCATTGACGAATCGGAGATACTGCGTTTTGCTTTCGATTCGGATGACGATTCGGATATATTGGACGGATATTTTCCTGAAGAAGATACGAAGATAATGCAGAAAGATGGCAGTTATCTCGTCAATTCCAGGAAGTTTCGGGCATTCGCGAAAGAGTGGGCAGGAGGGAGGGAACGCCTATTCTTCCTCCTCGACGAAGTGCAATTGCTTGAGGGATTCGTCGGCACTCTGAACGGTCTGCAAAGGCACAGAGGGTATGAGCTATATGTGACCGGGTCCAACTCAAAGTTTCTGTCATCGGATATAGCAACCGAATTCAGGGGAAGGGGGACGGTGCTGCATGTTTTTCCGCTTTCATTCTCGGAATACGTGGGCGGGACGGGGCTGTCTCCCGAGTCGGCATGGAAAGAATACGTCGAGACCGGCGGCATACCTCTGATTGCGACCATGAAAAGCAGGGAAGAGAGGAGAGGCTATTTGCAGACCCTTTGCGAAGAGACCTATCTAAAGGATGTTGTCTCCCGCAACCATGTCCGCAATGCGGCGGCTTTGTCGGATGTTTTCGACGTTTCCGCGTCGATGATAGGCTCCATGATAAACCCCCGCAAGATATCGGATACGTTTCGCACAGCGTTGGGGAAGAGTATCGCCGATGACACGGTATCCGAGTACATCGGGTATTTGGAGGATGCATTTCTGATATCCAGAGCCAGGAGATTCGACGTCAAGGGGCGCAAATACATAGGGACGCCCTATAAACTTTACTTTGAGGACATAGGGGTCCGCAACGCCAGGTTGAATTTCCGCCAGATGGAGGAGACCCACTTAATGGAGAACATTCTCTATAACGATCTGAGATATCGTGGGTTCAACGTAGACGTAGGCGTCGTCCGCAAGTATGAGAAGACAGACAGGATCGACGTGAACGGGCATCCGATCTATGCCACAAAATCTTTGGAAGTCGATTTCGTAGCCACATCAGGGGACAGGAAATACTACATCCAATCCGCGCTGTCCTTGGATCCTGATAAGGAGGCCAGAGAGAAGAGGTCATTGGTGTCTATCGACGATTCTTTTGTCAAAATCGTCGTAACAAAGAACGGCCTCAACATTTTGAGAGATGAAAAGGGCATCATCACGATGGATCTGTTCGATTTCCTTCTGAATCCGGATGTTCTAGGGCATTGA
- a CDS encoding DUF169 domain-containing protein, with protein sequence MPIAQLIDLDTSPVAIYRAKNIPEGAHVPEGHCSIPPLFLMAAKNRKTCAADRAHIFCHGAVSGLGFGPIQSRQRSAWSMSVVPEEVRADMRHAGSGGQREYADCGAALAQMSEIKDYPGEDDAIVFEPLDVAEAKGAPIEVVALLADPTRLSALIILAGYDKRTPGSAVKILHSHACQEIYIIPKAEGDSDDPHAILGMTDLYARRFIDPDKFSFAAPYSLWKRMESNAGSSFLTMDKWAKALGKAGTGQHNNL encoded by the coding sequence ATGCCCATAGCCCAACTCATAGATCTAGACACGAGCCCGGTCGCAATATACCGCGCGAAAAACATCCCGGAAGGCGCGCACGTCCCCGAGGGGCACTGCAGCATACCTCCGCTGTTCCTCATGGCGGCGAAAAATAGGAAGACATGCGCGGCGGATAGGGCCCACATATTCTGCCACGGGGCCGTCAGCGGCCTGGGATTCGGACCTATCCAGAGCAGGCAGCGCTCAGCGTGGTCCATGTCCGTGGTGCCGGAGGAAGTCAGGGCGGATATGCGCCACGCCGGCAGCGGAGGCCAGAGGGAATACGCCGATTGCGGGGCGGCCCTCGCCCAGATGTCCGAGATAAAGGATTATCCCGGGGAAGACGACGCCATTGTTTTCGAGCCTCTGGATGTCGCGGAAGCCAAAGGCGCCCCGATAGAGGTTGTCGCCCTTCTCGCCGACCCCACCCGCCTCTCGGCCCTGATCATCCTCGCCGGCTACGACAAGAGAACCCCGGGATCCGCCGTGAAGATATTGCACTCGCACGCCTGCCAGGAAATCTACATCATACCGAAGGCCGAAGGGGACTCCGACGATCCCCACGCCATACTCGGCATGACCGACCTGTACGCCAGGAGATTCATAGATCCGGACAAATTCTCGTTCGCCGCGCCGTATTCCCTGTGGAAGAGAATGGAGTCGAACGCGGGCTCCTCATTCCTTACCATGGACAAATGGGCAAAAGCGCTGGGAAAGGCCGGAACCGGGCAACATAATAACCTTTGA